TATGTAGGTAAGAAGATGTTGAAAAAGTTGATGCAAGAAGTTGACGAGACCTACTTAAGGTTTAACGCTCCGAACACGATCTATGGTGATGACGATGATGCTATCGCTGAGATATCAAGAAAGGCAGCAAAGGTTGAATTGAGACTAATCCCAAGTCGTATAAGGCATCTCGGAACCGATCTATGCACCCAACTGCTAAAAAAGATGAGGCAAGAGATAGATGGTAAAGCAGAAGTTATTTTTGAAAAACCTGTTAGCAATCTCCTTGTTCAAGGCGATAAAGTAAAGGGTGTAAGAACTGATGATGGAGAAGAGATTTTAGCAAAGTATGTATTAGTTGCCCCTGGCAGAGGAGGGGCAGATTGGCTGAGGCGTGAAGCCTTTAGGCTTGGTTTAAGAACGACCAACAATCCAGTCGATATAGGTTTAAGAATTGAAGTGCCAGCGGCTGTGATGAACAATTTAACAGATGTATTATATGAACCGAAGTTCGTTTATTATTCTAAATCTTTTGACGATAAAGTTCGGACTTTTTGTGTTTGTCCTCAAGGATTTGTGGTAACTGAGCGGCTGGATGATATAATAACTGTAAACGGTCATAGTTATAAAAGTAAAAAGTCTGAAAATACGAACTTTGCAATTCTTGCAAGTACATCATTTACAGAGCCCTTTAAGGAGCCTGTAGCCTATGGAAAGTATGTGGCAAAACTTGCAAACTTACTAGTTGGTGGCGTTATAGTACAAAGGCTAGGTGACCTCGAGGTTGGCAGGAGGTCTACGTTAGAAAGGTTGAATAGAAGTATTGTAAAGCCTACCCTTAAAGATATCAATCCAGGGGATTTGAGCTTTGCTTTGCCAGGGCGGTATCTGAGTGATGTAAAAGAGATGTTAAGTGCTCTTGATAAAATCTCCCCGGGTATATATTCGAGACATACCCTTCTCTATGGAGTAGAAGTAAAGTTTTACTCTTCAAGGTTAGAGCTTAATAGAGTTCTTGAGACAAAGATTAGAAATCTATTCACTGCTGGAGATGGTGCAGGCATTACACGAGGTCTTGTGCAATCATCTACTTCTGGTCTCATAGTTGCTAAGGAAATACTAAAAAGGACCAGCAATATCTCAATATAATATATTCTAAAAAACTTACTATTTAATCGCAAAATTAAATAGTAAGTTAAAGAAATTGATGAAATAGTTTAAGAAGATGAGATTTTTAGAGATAATTGATGCAATCACAAAAAAGGTAGCACCAGGTTTACATCCTTCTTTCACACCTGTTCATGTATTTACTATTATAAAAATAGTCGGATCTAAAGGACCCATAGGCAGAGCAAAATTATCGCTTATTCTACAATTAGGAGAGGGTACGACCCGTACTTTGATAAAGCGTTTGCAGAGAGAAGGTATGATCGAATCTACAAAGCTCGGTTGTATACTCACCGATTTTGGCAAGGAAATTTTTTGGGACCTAAACTCAAGAATCTCAGAGGTTTTAGAGCTTCCTCCATCTTCTTACTCAGTGAGTCGATTTAATATTGCAATCTTAGTTAAAGGTACTGCGAAGATCGTAGAACAGGGTGTAGAACAGAGGGATGCTGCACTTAAGGCAGGTGCTTCAGGGGCTACAACATTGATATACACTAAAAATAAGTTGATAATGCCTGGACTAAAGAAAAGTTTCTCTGAACATTCGCCTGAAATTCATAACATATTGATTTCAAAACTAAAACCAGATGATGGTGACTCGATAGTGATTGGAAGCGCAGATGATAGAAAAATTGCAGAGTTCGGTGCAAAGGCAGCAGCTTTAGAGACATTAAGAAAACTTCCCGATGATAATATTTATCCTAATTCTTAACTAGCTATACTACTTAATTGTATTTCCGAACAAATGATAGATCATAATTAAATACAGTTTGAAAATGGCAGTGGAACAAGGATACTCGTTACACTTTTGAATGCTTTAAAAGAACGTGGTTTGAAGAGAGACTTGACTTGGTAACTGCTGGTGGAGGAAATTTTGTAGCAATAATCGTCAGAATATAACCTTTGAATTAGAAGATATATAATCTTGTATAATCCAAATTAAATGTTATAAGAATAATTAAGGGGAAGTGTCTCATAGTTGAAGATACGATTTGAAAAAGCTTTTGAGTTAATCGAGAGTGCCCTATCCAAGGGAAGGCACGTATTACTCGAATCAGAAAGTATGACTTTGATGGCTATTATAGGTATTCCTGTGCCGACTTTTCAATTAGCTACCAGTGTAGAAGAAGCCCAAAAGATAGCTGAGGCATTTGGCTACCCAATTGTACTTAAAGTTGTATCTCCTGATATAATGCACAAGACCGATGTGGGAGGTGTAAAGTTAGGTATAATCAATTCGAATCAGATTGCAGAAAAATTCAAAGAGATTCAAAAGAGTGTTAAAGAGAAGGTACCCGATGCAAGAATTACTGGTATCATTGTTCATAAGATGCAACCTTCAACAATAGAGGTAGCTATAGGAGCAGTGAGAGATCGACAGTTTGGTCCAGTGGTTATGTTCGGTCTTGGCGGTGTCTTTATTGAACTCCTTAAAGATACATCCTTCAGAATTATCCCCATTTCTAAGGTTGATGCTTTAGAGATGATCCAGGAGACAAAGGGCTATCCTCTTTTAATAGGCTATAGAGGTTCTCCAAAATTGGACTTAAACTCTATCACAGATGCTTTGGTGAGAGTCTCCGAATTAATGACATATATCAAAGAAATCGACCAAATTGATTTAAACCCTATAATGGTCTATCAATTTGGACTGATTGCAGTCAGTGCAAGAATAATTCTTACTTAAATAATGGAGTCAGAAACTAATGCCCAAAGATGAACAGAATTCAGATGATATGGTGGAGAGATTTTATTCACGAATCAAATATAGGTCTAGTCTGATCTATGAGCTTGAAAGGCTGGCTCAAAGAGAGCGTGATCTAAGGAAAGAGATAATAGAAAATAAGATTAAGGAGAATAAAGAGAGAAACACTCTCTCAAAGCAATATAAATTGATAAGACGACTCAAAGAAACACGTAAGCCAATTATAGCAAAGATGATCGAAATAGATGATAAGGTTGATAAAGTAAATAAGGCTCTCAAGGAGTTCCAGAATAAAGTTCCAACTAAATCTGAAAAAATACTTACAGAAAAGTTAGAAAAAATAGAATGGGATCTTCAGACAATGAGTCTTACAAGAGATGAAGAAAAACAACTTGTGGGATACATCAAGAAATTAGAATTTGAATTATACCTTTGGAAAAAGGCATATGAGATGAGACAAGAACTAAATGCGCTTTTATCTGAAGTCAACTCTCTTAAAAGTAAATTAGATGAGGTGGATGAGGCGAATAGTTCACTCCTCATTGAATTGAAAAATCGTAAAAAAATGTTAGACAAAATCATCATGATTAAGCAGCAATTATTAAAGGAGGATAATGAGATAAAGCAAGATGTAGTTGAACTTAAAGAAATTTTGAATCATGTACAGGCAGAAATTTTCCAAAAAAAGCAACGCCTACTCAAAGTAGCTAGATCTAAAGTGAAAGATAAAGTTTCAAAAGGAAAAAGTCTGAGTTGGGATGAGTTAAAGATCTTATTTGAAGAAGATAAAAGTGAATCGTTTAAGTAATACTCACAACTTTATTATATTGAGACTTTGAGCGCGGAGCGAAGTTCATCAAAGATACTAATACTTAGTGTAGACAGAGATGACGATATAGGCGTTAAGGCAAAAATAAAAACTCCTTTAATTGGCAGAGAATCTTGTATAGCGGCAGCAACAAAATTATCTATTGCAGATCCAGAAGAAGCCGATGCTAACGCCATTTTTGCAGCAGTAAAGCAGTATGATGAGTTAGTGAGTAAAGGTCATGAATGTGAAGTAGCGGCGATAGCTGGATCATCTGAAGAAGGAGTTGAAGCCGACCAGAAATTAAGGTCTGAACTGATGAAGGTGATACAGAGATTCAATGCAAATGGAATGATCTTAGTATCAGATGGATTTGATGATAGTGCCATATTACCTATCTTATTAGGAGTAGGTCCTGTAATTTCTGTGAGAAGGGTTGTTATAAAACATAGTAAAAGTGTAGAAGAATCTTACGCTGTTCTTGGTAGATACTTAAAAACGCTTTTTACCGACCCTAAATACTCTAAATTTTCTTTGGGGGTACCTGGATTGTTACTTCTTGTTACAGGTTTTCTTAGTCTTTTTAATTTACTTCAACTTGCCACACAAATAACCTCTATAATTCTTGGTATCGCTTTGGTGGCATGGGGTTTCGATTTAATTAAATATACTACATCAATAAAGAAGATGGAGATATCTATAAAGAAGACTAGACCATCTTCATATCTCCGATTCTTCTCTATAGTGACAACACTTTTAGTTATATGTGTTGCTTTATATCGAGCATTTATTGCGATGTCGAATTTACCTGAATATCTTGAAATTTTGGGTGATGTCTCATTAATATTTAAACATGGACCTTTACTTTTTGGATTTTTTATGAAAGAAGCAATCCCTCTAACATGGGTTGGGCTCTCTATATATTTTGTATACTCTACAGTATCCCATTGGATAAGAAAAAGTGTAAAGATATGGCAGGATGTCTTTGCAATTATAATATTAGTTTTTCTTTACATACCTCTACTCGAATTTTCACAAATCTTGATAAATCCAGAACAGAGCGTCTTTACACTCGTATCACAGCTCTTATTAGGACTTATGGTAACATTTTTAGTTTCGATGGTAGCTTATCAATATATTCGCCATCATAGGAAAGTGAAGAGGACTTAAATTGCTTGACTCGTTATTTAGAGTAGCAGGTGTCTATAAACTTTACACTAGATATCTAAGTAACCAGATCAGCAAGACTGAAGCTCCTAAGCATATAGGGATCATATTGGATGGAAACAGAAGATGGGCAGAATCCCGTTCTTTTACAAGATTGGTCGGCCATCGTCTTGGTGCAGAAAAAGCTGAAGAACTTCTTGAATGGTGCCACGAATTTAATATCAAGACTGTAACTTTATATATCTTATCAATAGAGAACCTACAAAGATCACCTGAAGAGATAAAAGAGTTATTCGATCTTTTAGGAGAAAAACTCAGAAATCTAATGCAGGATGAGCGAATTCACAAGAATCATATTCGTGTAAAGGCCTTAGGTAAGCTTGATCTAATCCCCAATACTATAAGAAAACTTTTAGTTGAGATCGAAAAGGCTACAGAAAATTATAATGAGCACTTTCTCAATGTTGCCATCGCTTATGGTGGACGATTGGAAATAGTCGATGGTGTTAAGAGTATAGTTGAAAAGGTTACACTTGGTAAAATCAATCCTTCAGATATTACTCCAAAGATGATTGAGGAGCATCTATATACTTCACATCTTCCGCACCCTGAACCTGACCTTATAATCAGAACTTCTGGAGAGGAGAGGTTGAGCGGTTTCTTATTGTGGCAAAGTGCTTATAGTGAGTTCGTTTTTATAGATACCTATTGGCCAGAGTTCAGAAAGATCGATCTAATGAGGGCAATAAGAACCTATCAGAGAAGGAAGAGAAGGTTTGGAAATTAATCTATAGAAACCGTAGATCATCGGATTCATTTTTACTTTTATGAATGATTTTAGTCTTTAAGGCTTATTAAACCTGATCTATTTTAGCCCTGAACCTCTTCTATCAATTGTATCAAAGACTTCTGGACCAGTACTTATAATCGATACTGGCAAATTTAATGAATTTTCTATATCTTCGATGAACCTTTTTGCCTGTAATGGTAAATCTTCAAAACGAGTAATTCTATAACTTTTAGGAAAGACCACATCTAATTTAGTGATAGCTATCTGGGTCGCACTATTTAACATCACAGCTCGCTTTGCAATCTCAAAATTAAAAGGCGCCGCTCTTCTCGCCCTACCAGTTACTGTAGCTATTTCTGCCCATCCCCTCTTAATAGTTTCCTCTTCACTAATCTCCCTAGGCAACTCGCCTTCACCGACTCTTGTAACATACGACTTAAAGACAATCAGAACATCGTCTACCTTTTTCGGCCCTATTCCAATATCTGAGCAGATAGCAGATGCAGTTACATCCTTAGACGTTACGAATGGATAAGTTCCATGATAGAGAGAGAGAAAAGTGCCTTGAGTGCCTTCAAGTATAACATCTGAGCCACTATCAATAGATGTGTTAACTTCAAAGGCTACATCTCCTAAATATTTCTTTAAAGAAGGAAAATCTTTTGCAACTTTGGCAACCCTTAAAACCCTGTCTGAATTAGCCGGACCAGAACCTGATCCTGTAGTTCCTATCTTCTCCTTTAAATAACCCCTTTTATCACGCTCTATATGATCATGTTCGATGATACAACACTGCGAATCGACCATAACTCTTGAATCAACATTAAAAATCTTAATCTCGTTTAAAAGTACTTGGGGGTCGACTATAACTCCAGCACCTATCATCAATTTCGTCTGTTCATTTAGTATCGCACTAGGGAGCATCCTAAGCTTGTAGCTTTTTCCTTTAAAGACAACAGTATGACCAGCATTTGGACCTACGCCTCCCCTGACAGTTATAGCAGGATTGTCCTCCATGGCTAGATAAGATATTATTTTTCCTTTCCCACAATCTCCAAAGAAACCTCCAACTATTACAGTGACAACCATCACCTAATCATTACGACCATAAATAAACTGATAATTAAAGATATATATAATAAAGAATTAAAAATGATGCTTTACTGATTAGATTATGCTCAAGATAGTTTTGGGTAAATTAAAAGAAAGAAGTAATGATCTAGCGAATTTTTTAGAGGGGAAGCACTCTATTAAATCGTCTATAGAAGGTGATGAAATAATATTAGATGATGAAGAAAAAAAGGTAAAACTAAAGAAGAGATTTGTCAAAACGTATTTGAAGAGGTACCTCTATAAAAATGATTTAAAAAAAACTTATAGGGTTTTGGTGGAAGGTGATAGATTGATGTTTGTTGAATTAAAGTTTAAAGAAGAATAACCCCAGGGTCCTTTAAAACGAGATAATCATTTTCAATGAATTTCCTTGCATCTTTTAAAGCTTTATGAACTTTAGATACATTTAGATTATAAATTACTTCTTTTAATTTATTGGAAGTTTTTACTCAAAAATCAATCTATATTAAAAATATGCACAATAGGAAGAACACTAGATTAAAGCAATCTGATTTTATAAAACTTTGCGAATTAAAAGACCTATCAAAGCAGACTTATGCTTTTAAGAAGACAGTGTGCATAAAGATCATAAAGTTT
The window above is part of the Candidatus Methylarchaceae archaeon HK02M2 genome. Proteins encoded here:
- a CDS encoding NAD(P)/FAD-dependent oxidoreductase, whose amino-acid sequence is MARLESYDVIILGAGPAGIFAAIELCNKSDLQVLILEKGKDISKRIRTKDSILCGWGGAGAFSDGKLTFSTETGGWLKDYVGKKMLKKLMQEVDETYLRFNAPNTIYGDDDDAIAEISRKAAKVELRLIPSRIRHLGTDLCTQLLKKMRQEIDGKAEVIFEKPVSNLLVQGDKVKGVRTDDGEEILAKYVLVAPGRGGADWLRREAFRLGLRTTNNPVDIGLRIEVPAAVMNNLTDVLYEPKFVYYSKSFDDKVRTFCVCPQGFVVTERLDDIITVNGHSYKSKKSENTNFAILASTSFTEPFKEPVAYGKYVAKLANLLVGGVIVQRLGDLEVGRRSTLERLNRSIVKPTLKDINPGDLSFALPGRYLSDVKEMLSALDKISPGIYSRHTLLYGVEVKFYSSRLELNRVLETKIRNLFTAGDGAGITRGLVQSSTSGLIVAKEILKRTSNISI
- a CDS encoding acetate--CoA ligase family protein — encoded protein: MKIRFEKAFELIESALSKGRHVLLESESMTLMAIIGIPVPTFQLATSVEEAQKIAEAFGYPIVLKVVSPDIMHKTDVGGVKLGIINSNQIAEKFKEIQKSVKEKVPDARITGIIVHKMQPSTIEVAIGAVRDRQFGPVVMFGLGGVFIELLKDTSFRIIPISKVDALEMIQETKGYPLLIGYRGSPKLDLNSITDALVRVSELMTYIKEIDQIDLNPIMVYQFGLIAVSARIILT
- a CDS encoding DUF373 family protein; the protein is MSAERSSSKILILSVDRDDDIGVKAKIKTPLIGRESCIAAATKLSIADPEEADANAIFAAVKQYDELVSKGHECEVAAIAGSSEEGVEADQKLRSELMKVIQRFNANGMILVSDGFDDSAILPILLGVGPVISVRRVVIKHSKSVEESYAVLGRYLKTLFTDPKYSKFSLGVPGLLLLVTGFLSLFNLLQLATQITSIILGIALVAWGFDLIKYTTSIKKMEISIKKTRPSSYLRFFSIVTTLLVICVALYRAFIAMSNLPEYLEILGDVSLIFKHGPLLFGFFMKEAIPLTWVGLSIYFVYSTVSHWIRKSVKIWQDVFAIIILVFLYIPLLEFSQILINPEQSVFTLVSQLLLGLMVTFLVSMVAYQYIRHHRKVKRT
- the uppS gene encoding polyprenyl diphosphate synthase — its product is MLDSLFRVAGVYKLYTRYLSNQISKTEAPKHIGIILDGNRRWAESRSFTRLVGHRLGAEKAEELLEWCHEFNIKTVTLYILSIENLQRSPEEIKELFDLLGEKLRNLMQDERIHKNHIRVKALGKLDLIPNTIRKLLVEIEKATENYNEHFLNVAIAYGGRLEIVDGVKSIVEKVTLGKINPSDITPKMIEEHLYTSHLPHPEPDLIIRTSGEERLSGFLLWQSAYSEFVFIDTYWPEFRKIDLMRAIRTYQRRKRRFGN
- a CDS encoding adenylosuccinate synthetase, whose translation is MVVTVIVGGFFGDCGKGKIISYLAMEDNPAITVRGGVGPNAGHTVVFKGKSYKLRMLPSAILNEQTKLMIGAGVIVDPQVLLNEIKIFNVDSRVMVDSQCCIIEHDHIERDKRGYLKEKIGTTGSGSGPANSDRVLRVAKVAKDFPSLKKYLGDVAFEVNTSIDSGSDVILEGTQGTFLSLYHGTYPFVTSKDVTASAICSDIGIGPKKVDDVLIVFKSYVTRVGEGELPREISEEETIKRGWAEIATVTGRARRAAPFNFEIAKRAVMLNSATQIAITKLDVVFPKSYRITRFEDLPLQAKRFIEDIENSLNLPVSIISTGPEVFDTIDRRGSGLK